A stretch of Fundicoccus culcitae DNA encodes these proteins:
- a CDS encoding transglycosylase domain-containing protein, which translates to MDEQSNEHDDKSFIKEWWTKFKGLWYYYRGWKWLIFIGMSLALLMSTYLVIIAKTTSVSTLQEGLMSTTTVYDIDDDPAGTLAAQQGTYVTLDQISPQMRETVVTVEDKRFYEHNGFDTIGIGRAFVRLLINRDTSGGGGSTLTQQLAKNAFLTLDQTFQRKFKELFLALEIEKQYTKDEILEMYLNHSYFGNGVWGVEDASWKYFGHAANSLDYNESMVLTGMLKGPSLFNPIDDYDAAIDRRNVVATVMENEGKISAEDADYIRQLSIPLYDGYVSTDSHEYPFYFDAVINEAVNLANIPEADLLSKGYRIYTNLNVNYQWSIDSAYENNSWLFNDDGTGEPLVQSASVVVDPSTGGVMAVYGGRGDYVYRGFNRATDMYRSPGSTIKPLAVYTTALEKGYQVRSMVPDVVQGYGSDNYAPENYDRQTDPEGEVPLYYALAQSKNTSAVYLMDEFGVNESVKKLNQFGIQVAEEDQSLTLALGAMSQGVSPLQLANAYASFANRGVRIESYFIRYIEDAQGNVVYDNRRPNKHMVMTPNVAADMTSMMLDTYGGYGTGYGAGPDYGYLAGKTGSTEVSEGNMETRDRWMVGYTPDFVIVTWSGLDNVDDGSLDELMPTGMGQLFNIQTTNLMANSPQSSFNVTYASQMEIATNDVEDTDWGERMNNFLDQSAIWLEEAWQGIQSVGSDLWNTATDFINQLN; encoded by the coding sequence ATGGATGAACAATCGAATGAGCACGATGATAAGTCATTCATTAAAGAATGGTGGACTAAATTTAAAGGCCTTTGGTATTATTACCGTGGCTGGAAATGGCTAATCTTTATTGGAATGTCGTTGGCTTTACTCATGTCGACTTATCTAGTTATTATTGCTAAAACGACGAGTGTTTCAACTTTACAAGAAGGCTTAATGTCGACAACAACGGTGTATGATATTGACGACGATCCGGCAGGGACCTTGGCTGCCCAACAAGGGACTTATGTTACTTTAGATCAAATATCCCCGCAAATGCGTGAAACGGTTGTGACCGTAGAAGACAAGCGTTTTTATGAACATAATGGGTTTGATACGATTGGGATAGGACGGGCTTTTGTTCGTTTGCTGATTAACCGAGACACATCAGGGGGTGGAGGTAGTACTTTAACCCAACAATTAGCTAAAAATGCATTTTTAACATTAGATCAAACCTTCCAACGTAAATTTAAGGAATTATTTTTAGCACTAGAAATTGAAAAACAATATACAAAAGATGAAATCTTAGAAATGTATTTGAATCATTCCTACTTTGGTAATGGGGTTTGGGGCGTTGAAGATGCTTCGTGGAAATATTTTGGACATGCGGCTAATTCGCTTGACTACAATGAAAGTATGGTTTTAACAGGTATGTTAAAAGGCCCCTCATTGTTTAATCCGATTGATGACTATGACGCAGCCATTGATAGACGTAATGTAGTTGCAACCGTTATGGAAAATGAAGGGAAAATTTCAGCAGAAGATGCTGACTATATCCGACAACTATCGATACCATTATATGATGGGTATGTTTCAACTGATAGTCACGAGTATCCCTTTTACTTTGATGCCGTTATTAACGAAGCCGTTAATTTAGCTAATATTCCCGAAGCGGATTTACTTTCAAAGGGTTACCGTATTTATACAAACTTAAATGTAAACTATCAATGGTCGATTGATAGTGCTTATGAGAATAATAGCTGGTTGTTTAATGATGATGGGACCGGTGAACCTTTAGTCCAAAGTGCATCCGTTGTCGTAGACCCTTCAACGGGTGGTGTCATGGCTGTCTATGGGGGGCGCGGGGATTATGTTTATCGTGGCTTTAACCGTGCGACAGATATGTACCGCTCACCTGGATCAACCATTAAGCCATTGGCGGTTTACACAACAGCTCTTGAAAAAGGTTATCAAGTAAGAAGTATGGTTCCTGATGTGGTACAAGGCTATGGAAGTGATAATTATGCACCTGAAAATTATGATCGCCAAACAGATCCAGAAGGTGAGGTGCCTTTGTATTACGCTTTAGCACAGAGTAAAAATACGTCCGCAGTGTATTTGATGGATGAGTTTGGAGTAAATGAATCTGTTAAAAAACTGAATCAATTTGGGATACAAGTAGCTGAAGAAGATCAATCCCTAACATTAGCTTTAGGAGCTATGAGTCAAGGCGTTTCACCATTGCAATTAGCCAATGCATATGCCAGCTTTGCTAATAGAGGTGTTCGAATTGAAAGTTATTTCATTCGTTACATTGAAGATGCGCAAGGCAATGTTGTTTATGATAACCGTCGTCCCAACAAGCATATGGTCATGACGCCGAATGTTGCGGCTGATATGACGAGTATGATGTTGGATACTTATGGCGGTTATGGAACTGGCTATGGTGCTGGACCCGATTACGGTTACCTTGCGGGTAAAACGGGAAGTACGGAAGTTTCTGAAGGTAATATGGAAACACGTGATCGCTGGATGGTTGGCTATACACCCGATTTTGTGATTGTTACATGGTCAGGGTTAGATAATGTGGATGATGGGTCTTTAGATGAATTAATGCCTACAGGCATGGGACAATTATTTAATATACAAACCACTAATTTAATGGCGAATTCACCACAAAGTAGCTTCAATGTTACTTATGCCTCTCAAATGGAAATAGCAACTAATGATGTAGAAGATACTGATTGGGGCGAAAGGATGAATAACTTTCTCGATCAAAGCGCAATTTGGCTTGAGGAAGCTTGGCAAGGGATTCAATCTGTTGGCTCAGATTTATGGAATACAGCGACGGATTTCATTAATCAATTGAATTAG
- a CDS encoding YlbF family regulator produces MTENNIYDTANQLERDLRALPAFAKLKEAFQLIRGNEESNRLFEEFKEASQNFQTKQRTGEQPSEDEIQSIQALSQKVTEDEGIRLLMESEQQISQVMEDINHIITRPLQEVYQNQDNA; encoded by the coding sequence ATGACTGAAAATAATATTTATGATACAGCGAATCAACTTGAACGAGACTTACGTGCTTTGCCTGCTTTTGCAAAGCTAAAAGAAGCTTTTCAATTAATACGAGGGAATGAAGAGTCTAATCGTTTGTTTGAAGAATTTAAGGAAGCATCTCAAAATTTTCAAACGAAACAAAGAACGGGCGAACAACCTTCTGAAGATGAAATTCAATCTATCCAAGCCTTGTCCCAGAAAGTAACTGAAGACGAAGGTATTAGACTACTAATGGAAAGCGAACAACAAATTAGTCAAGTTATGGAAGATATTAATCATATAATTACGCGGCCTTTACAAGAAGTTTACCAGAACCAAGATAATGCGTAA
- a CDS encoding metallophosphoesterase family protein: protein MAKILHVADLHLDSPFVGLDKQISHLQKPLIEAPYQAFSRCVSIAINQKVDVLIIVGDIYDSSKQTIYAQHFFAKQLERLDKVHIPVVLVNGNHDYIQNNQPILYPFDNVHQITTEEVTHVDITLKNQETIRFYGFSYNRRWIPERKIEQFPINPSETDYTVGMLHGDMASQSSKVGNYAPFTIQELSSKNYNYWALGHIHQSMTLSQNPLIQYSGTIQGRNRLETGDKGAFLIDLEKNQPAKSEFISLAKIVYENVTIDCQYQWQALDLVEKINEAVSNYRLETVPNQQSYLLNIILDNAQRLPIELQEQVESGELLTTVSDVTDDNLFVVVISIVLNKQMSLDAFQYDPKLNDSYKKAVQELETNQLYEDIMKDVFNHSVMRSRLTDLVEDADLKANIIKEAQELLIQSIGFDVEGVDHED, encoded by the coding sequence ATGGCAAAAATTTTACATGTAGCTGACTTGCATTTAGATAGTCCATTTGTGGGATTGGATAAGCAAATAAGTCATTTACAAAAACCTCTAATTGAGGCTCCCTACCAAGCTTTTTCACGTTGTGTCTCCATTGCCATTAATCAAAAAGTGGATGTATTGATTATAGTTGGTGATATTTATGATTCGAGCAAACAAACAATATATGCTCAGCATTTTTTTGCTAAACAACTAGAACGTCTTGATAAAGTACATATCCCTGTAGTGTTAGTTAATGGCAATCATGATTATATTCAGAATAATCAACCAATACTGTATCCATTTGATAATGTTCATCAGATAACCACTGAAGAAGTGACACATGTTGATATAACTTTAAAAAATCAAGAAACGATACGGTTTTATGGTTTTTCTTATAATAGACGTTGGATACCTGAGCGTAAAATTGAACAATTCCCCATCAATCCATCTGAAACAGACTACACGGTTGGAATGTTGCATGGTGATATGGCCAGCCAATCTTCGAAAGTTGGAAATTACGCTCCGTTTACCATTCAAGAATTATCTTCAAAAAATTACAATTATTGGGCTTTAGGACATATTCATCAGTCAATGACCTTAAGTCAAAATCCATTAATCCAATATTCAGGGACTATTCAAGGTAGAAATCGTTTAGAAACAGGCGATAAAGGCGCTTTTCTGATTGATTTAGAAAAAAATCAACCAGCAAAATCTGAATTTATTTCCTTAGCTAAAATCGTCTATGAAAATGTGACGATTGATTGTCAGTATCAATGGCAAGCCCTTGATTTAGTGGAAAAAATTAATGAAGCTGTTTCGAATTATCGACTTGAGACGGTGCCAAATCAGCAATCATATCTATTAAATATCATTTTAGACAATGCTCAACGACTACCGATTGAATTACAAGAACAAGTGGAAAGTGGCGAGTTATTGACTACCGTTTCGGATGTAACGGATGATAATTTGTTTGTAGTGGTTATTTCAATTGTTTTAAACAAACAGATGTCCTTAGATGCCTTTCAATATGATCCTAAATTGAATGATAGTTATAAAAAAGCCGTTCAAGAACTTGAAACCAATCAACTGTATGAAGACATTATGAAGGATGTGTTTAATCATTCGGTTATGCGTTCTCGGTTAACGGATTTAGTTGAAGATGCTGATTTAAAGGCGAATATAATTAAAGAGGCACAAGAATTACTTATTCAGTCTATCGGCTTTGATGTTGAGGGGGTTGACCATGAAGATTAA
- a CDS encoding ATP-binding protein, producing MKIKTLDIYGYGKWVNQRFEINEHLQLFYGKNEAGKSTLQSFIRSILFGFPTRRRKVNQVNRYEPHHSDVYGGRIRLIDTQFGTVWVERTSKIFRVYQEDGTELDPSTLDQILGGLDETLFDNFYAFNLQNLQELSNIDADQLSDYFLSIGTVGSDKFLQIAKTFEKQTDDLYRPQASNRPLNQLLNEYDSLAARLEAVMKNMSRYNTLVEQQKEQESIVNEINQEINQIEQDNRALDKLLGRYDIFIKDKTVMRELDELIYTPIEKEAVNELEDSLRINQQNQASIIQLKERITHYNEEINTLTRLNWAMNHQSERRQWKVDAQKIKDVQSKLEQTLERIEEQNQMMLQLAERGQFYPAKITQSTEYDEKLEEGLGIQANIEELKTQRESVHGERKAFLDHRKDQQNYTAIVRSQAAKLENQRINDEAKLMEQTSLKNYFLGFIFILVGIFVVLLNFNSSNNMYMIIGGILAVIGVVMSLIVFFKHRQLFKAFKESPVVTKIAELREQENQYKDQSNQLGIQINHRDEIIRQIDAEIENNIRDQKRWLVDIGFYPTADSEIILKTNPVKQYFEAKEKRALLEVEKDKLTEQTENWKMTIAELLKRFPTKDESIRSLIRHVEDVEVSLSRTEERGNIIREKINSAENSIKEFEESIKQTNVKIQTILEASDSKNEMEFHQKVEVNQRIAELETKHKLYQEQMVGYEEALENVTNKQALTLMMQKLDVQLTEAKERLTPHQNERANLTVEIQQLEQDGSSQELSQELENKKAEIKAMITDWGRKRIAMNLIHLTLRQGLENPVPEMNELANEIFAKLNYGRYTQIKLNKKGIKVKQFSDILFEPHELSQGTLEQLYVALRLAFVRSASGMVEMPIIIDDAFVNFDEFRKTSMYQVLEKVSEETQVLFFTFDQQAKDSFKDEQRIDLSVTTNNTEKEIVEERD from the coding sequence ATGAAGATTAAAACACTTGATATTTATGGGTATGGTAAATGGGTCAATCAACGTTTTGAAATAAATGAACATTTACAATTATTTTACGGAAAAAATGAAGCCGGTAAATCAACGCTTCAATCGTTTATAAGAAGTATTCTATTTGGGTTCCCTACCAGAAGACGCAAAGTCAATCAAGTCAATCGCTATGAACCTCATCATTCTGATGTTTATGGGGGAAGAATTCGTCTGATTGATACCCAGTTTGGAACCGTCTGGGTTGAACGAACCAGTAAAATATTTCGTGTCTACCAAGAAGATGGGACAGAATTAGATCCGTCAACTTTAGATCAAATCTTAGGTGGATTAGATGAGACATTATTCGATAATTTTTATGCGTTTAATTTACAAAATTTACAAGAGTTGAGTAATATTGATGCAGACCAACTGAGCGATTATTTTTTAAGTATAGGTACTGTGGGTAGTGATAAATTTCTCCAAATTGCTAAAACTTTTGAAAAACAAACCGACGACTTATATCGTCCACAAGCAAGTAACCGCCCATTAAACCAACTATTAAATGAATATGATTCGTTAGCTGCACGACTTGAAGCAGTTATGAAAAACATGTCTCGTTATAATACTTTAGTTGAACAGCAAAAAGAGCAAGAAAGCATTGTTAATGAAATTAATCAAGAAATTAACCAAATTGAGCAAGATAACCGCGCCTTAGATAAACTACTTGGACGCTACGATATTTTTATTAAAGATAAAACAGTCATGCGCGAACTGGATGAGTTAATCTATACACCGATTGAAAAAGAAGCCGTTAATGAGTTGGAAGATAGTCTTCGCATCAACCAACAAAATCAAGCCTCTATTATCCAATTGAAGGAACGGATTACGCATTACAATGAGGAAATCAATACATTGACCCGCTTGAATTGGGCAATGAATCATCAAAGTGAAAGGCGTCAATGGAAGGTTGATGCGCAAAAGATTAAGGATGTTCAATCAAAATTAGAACAAACGCTTGAGCGAATTGAAGAACAAAATCAGATGATGCTACAACTAGCAGAGCGTGGACAATTTTATCCAGCTAAAATTACGCAATCAACTGAGTATGATGAAAAACTAGAAGAAGGTTTGGGAATCCAAGCCAATATTGAAGAACTGAAAACGCAACGTGAAAGTGTGCATGGGGAAAGAAAAGCCTTTCTTGATCACCGCAAAGATCAACAAAATTATACGGCCATTGTACGATCACAAGCAGCTAAATTAGAGAACCAAAGAATCAACGATGAAGCTAAGTTGATGGAACAAACAAGTCTTAAAAACTATTTTTTAGGGTTTATCTTTATTTTAGTGGGGATATTTGTTGTTCTTTTGAATTTTAACAGTTCCAATAATATGTATATGATTATTGGTGGTATACTAGCTGTTATAGGTGTGGTAATGAGTCTCATTGTCTTTTTCAAACACCGTCAATTATTTAAAGCTTTTAAAGAAAGTCCCGTTGTGACAAAAATTGCCGAACTAAGAGAACAGGAAAATCAATATAAGGATCAAAGTAATCAACTGGGCATTCAGATTAATCATCGTGATGAAATAATAAGACAAATTGATGCGGAGATTGAGAATAATATCCGTGATCAAAAACGTTGGTTGGTCGATATTGGTTTTTATCCAACGGCAGATTCCGAAATAATTTTGAAAACCAATCCTGTGAAGCAATATTTTGAAGCTAAAGAGAAGCGAGCATTACTTGAGGTAGAGAAAGATAAATTAACTGAGCAAACAGAAAATTGGAAAATGACAATTGCCGAACTTTTAAAACGATTTCCGACAAAAGATGAATCCATCCGTTCTTTAATCCGTCACGTGGAAGATGTCGAAGTTTCTTTATCACGTACAGAAGAACGTGGTAATATTATACGTGAAAAAATTAATAGTGCTGAAAACTCTATTAAAGAATTTGAGGAATCCATTAAGCAAACGAATGTCAAGATTCAAACCATTTTAGAAGCTTCTGATAGCAAAAACGAAATGGAGTTTCATCAAAAAGTTGAAGTGAATCAGCGTATCGCTGAGTTAGAGACCAAGCACAAACTCTATCAAGAGCAAATGGTAGGATATGAAGAAGCATTGGAAAATGTGACTAATAAGCAAGCTTTGACATTAATGATGCAGAAATTAGATGTCCAATTAACTGAGGCTAAAGAACGATTAACACCTCATCAAAATGAACGTGCGAATTTGACGGTTGAAATTCAACAACTTGAACAAGATGGTAGCTCGCAGGAATTAAGTCAAGAATTAGAAAACAAAAAAGCCGAAATTAAGGCCATGATAACTGATTGGGGACGGAAACGGATTGCGATGAACTTAATTCATTTAACGTTACGTCAAGGGTTAGAAAATCCTGTTCCTGAAATGAATGAACTGGCGAATGAGATTTTCGCTAAGTTAAATTATGGTCGTTATACACAAATTAAATTGAACAAAAAAGGCATTAAAGTTAAACAATTCAGCGATATTTTATTTGAACCCCATGAATTATCACAAGGTACGTTGGAACAATTGTATGTTGCATTGAGGCTTGCTTTCGTTCGAAGTGCCAGTGGAATGGTTGAAATGCCGATTATTATTGATGATGCTTTTGTTAATTTTGATGAGTTCCGCAAAACCAGTATGTACCAAGTTTTGGAAAAAGTAAGTGAAGAGACGCAAGTTTTATTTTTTACCTTTGATCAACAAGCCAAAGATTCATTTAAAGATGAACAACGCATTGATTTAAGTGTAACAACTAACAATACTGAAAAGGAAATAGTGGAAGAAAGAGATTAA
- a CDS encoding 3'-5' exoribonuclease YhaM family protein, giving the protein MKRIYDIENGEEFSLFVLIKTADVKTARNGNPFIAFTFQDRSGSIDGMYWSATEKEIATFQTGKVVFLRGERDTYQGQPQVKIKAIRLAEAGEPDDPTMYVERIEVKREVLQEEINEALFEIREPNIARVVRKILHQVDNEFYTYPAAKRNHHALAGGLSYHTVTMLKIARQLMTIYPDLNASLLIGGIILHDVGKTVELSGPLSTEYTFKGQLLGHIVIVDEMIDRACTEIGINTDHEAIVLLKHVVLSHHGKLEFGSPVTPRILEAEVIHMIDNLDASINMILSATSKTKAGEFSEAIYPLDRRKMYKPTFK; this is encoded by the coding sequence ATGAAGCGAATTTATGATATTGAGAACGGTGAAGAATTCAGTTTGTTTGTCCTAATTAAAACAGCTGATGTGAAAACAGCCCGGAATGGAAATCCTTTTATAGCATTTACCTTTCAAGACCGTTCGGGTTCAATCGATGGTATGTATTGGTCAGCAACTGAAAAAGAAATTGCAACGTTTCAAACCGGAAAAGTCGTATTCCTTCGTGGTGAACGTGATACTTATCAGGGTCAACCACAAGTGAAGATAAAAGCGATTCGACTTGCTGAAGCAGGTGAGCCGGATGATCCAACGATGTATGTTGAGCGTATTGAAGTTAAACGAGAAGTCCTTCAAGAAGAAATTAATGAAGCCTTGTTTGAGATTAGGGAGCCTAACATTGCGCGGGTTGTACGCAAAATTTTACACCAAGTGGATAATGAATTTTATACTTATCCAGCAGCTAAACGTAATCATCATGCGTTAGCAGGCGGCTTAAGTTACCATACGGTAACGATGTTGAAAATTGCCCGTCAATTGATGACCATTTATCCCGATTTAAATGCTAGTTTGTTAATTGGTGGTATTATTTTACATGATGTAGGTAAGACGGTTGAGTTAAGTGGTCCTCTGTCAACGGAGTACACTTTTAAAGGTCAATTGTTAGGACATATTGTTATTGTCGATGAAATGATTGATCGCGCATGTACAGAAATTGGAATTAATACGGATCATGAAGCCATTGTCTTGTTAAAGCATGTCGTTTTATCCCATCATGGTAAACTGGAGTTTGGTAGTCCTGTGACACCACGAATTTTAGAAGCAGAAGTGATTCATATGATTGATAACCTCGATGCGTCAATTAATATGATCTTATCAGCAACATCAAAAACAAAAGCTGGCGAATTTAGCGAAGCCATTTATCCATTGGATCGTCGTAAAATGTACAAACCAACGTTTAAGTAG